From the genome of Pukyongia salina, one region includes:
- a CDS encoding T9SS type B sorting domain-containing protein, whose protein sequence is MKKRIPINLLLLLALLCFNLNLNAQGPGSLFVDAGPDVTADCAVGGCADITATFLQTFDTSGLTYNVSSIPYNPPFPFNGLANSLNPNIDDAWSSVDTLPFDFCFFGDLETEFQVGSNGVIRFDVDPLDTTNAWAFTQDLPNNTNPTLGEANVFTPVHDIDPSASTTEEIGYEVLGTFPNRVLVVSYYEVPMFSSSCNSLLATHMAVFYEFSNVVEIYIQDKPTCSTWNSGNAAIGIQNDAGDTAYVPPGRNTSDSPWTTSNEAWSFAPTGPPTYVFGWYDSTGTLISNSPTINVCVTGTETFEARVTWTNTCNGDMVTLSDFVDVTSTAPFTIDLGPDVTTCSSNDIILNANPGIPDLSYEWFIDGISQGPSTVNDDTFTAMAPNSGVYSVEVFDPLDPTCITGDSVQIDFLFQPVANPADDLFICDDGVNMGIFDLTQNDAVVLGGQNPANFNITYHNSMADANTGANPIATPAAYPIATPPVETIWVRIEDLTGTCFDVDDFIIQFQPAMAGPMTDIVTCDDDANGIVTLDLVLLKNPEALNGQSPSLYSVSYHPTQADADANTNPHPNPYDVTAPSETIFVRVENNATPTCYATDSFVVDIFEAPPANVPTPYEVCDDIPNDGFAEFDLTSKDLEITGGNPNAVVSYHFSFANAQAGTFPLASPYTNTVQGFQTVYARVENINNPDCFNIVPLDLVVNDSPAITDPISDYFICDNDGDGIEIFDLTSKDAEILNILVNVTLTYHQSQPEAEAGLNPIMPANAYGSGGEVIWVRGENSAGCYTVGSFGLILGSIPSFVEVPVFEQCDNDGDGVEDFDLNMQNATIVDGNLALSVSYHPTQVDADANTNPLAIPYTSAGETIYVRVEDNMTGCYGTFAMDLVVVMAPEIFQPDPLTYCDDDNDGFGEFTLTDADEDVVNGNPSGNLVVSYHETLADAQNNVNALVSPYANVDPFLQTVYVRLTDIATGCYSTTTLLLIVQDSPLINDPQPLVVCDDDNDGFALFDLTQAEAEILGSLNPSDYTITYYEDPALSIAIVNTTAYPNLSNPQTIYVVVEDISNGCQGQTTLELQVNLPPQINAPTPLELCDVNNPGDEMEPFNLESKTFEITGGDPGIVITYHETQADADTGANALSSPYVNQVPQPQTIYIRAVGATTGCVTSQGFTLDLVVNPVPSPVTPTPLEVCDADNDGFALFDLNSKNTEIAGGELVAITYHETLADAQAGIFALSSPYQNIVSGSQTVYARATYSPINPPPFNTGCYRVVELELIAVPTPVVPLTLDPLVICDPEGNGVETFDLTLQDAAVLGSQDPGEHTITYHESLASAQAGTPFIGTPTAYQNTSNPQTIWVRLTHNGSGCFAITSFELQTPEGPGVTQPTPLSVCDDVGEPNDGVTLFDLTVKNDEITGGVLGVGVQYYETLADAQNNTNAIDPATAYENISNPQTVFVRVTDGNSGCVDTTVSLTLRVNANPEPGTPEALSLCDVNDPGDGMEVFDLTQAALQITGGSPWDLTYHESYQEAFDGLNAIVDPTMYTNTSSPQTIYVRVENNTIPEGCFEIVELVLIVDPLPDATAVITPLILCEVPSDGFGLFDLSSKIEEILGGQDPGIFQVSFYESQAEADAQLNPILNTTSYPNTTNPQTIYVGILNSDTGCYIAQQSFEIEEREGAVATTPDPYIICDNVEPNDGLGEFVLDGSTAESQVVIDQILGGQDPSVYLLSFHPTLEDAHANTNALGSPFANTINPQLIYARVENSGTDCYDITQVILKVEELPEVFLEESYRLCVDANGNPIPQEEGSLSPPVIDTGLDPALYSFEWFIDGQLQLGQDDPSIVALSGGTYSVIVTENNSGCSTEAVTTVTISSPPLAWDAQVVTPAFAGAHAIQATAEGLGEYSFQLDDGPFQSEGLFEGVLPGMHLVTIKDVNGCGSVTVEVSIIDYPRFVTPNQDGYHDTWNIIGIAGGDPTAKIYIFDRFGKLLKQLSPLGEGWDGTYNGNPMPSSDYWFLVEYTEDETRKEFKGHFTLKR, encoded by the coding sequence ATGAAAAAGAGAATCCCCATAAATCTGCTTTTGCTACTGGCATTGCTATGTTTTAACCTGAACCTGAACGCACAGGGCCCCGGATCGTTGTTTGTTGATGCCGGCCCTGACGTAACTGCAGACTGTGCCGTTGGCGGCTGTGCAGACATCACTGCTACCTTCCTGCAAACATTCGATACCTCCGGATTAACATATAATGTTAGTTCGATTCCTTACAATCCGCCATTCCCTTTTAACGGGCTGGCCAACTCACTAAACCCGAATATCGACGACGCTTGGTCTTCTGTAGATACCTTGCCTTTCGATTTTTGCTTCTTTGGTGATCTCGAGACCGAGTTCCAGGTAGGTTCCAATGGTGTGATACGATTCGATGTAGATCCACTCGACACGACCAATGCATGGGCATTTACCCAGGATTTACCTAATAACACCAACCCCACACTTGGTGAAGCAAACGTGTTTACACCGGTCCACGATATAGATCCGTCTGCTTCAACGACAGAAGAAATAGGCTACGAAGTGCTGGGAACATTCCCAAACAGGGTGCTTGTAGTATCTTATTACGAAGTGCCTATGTTTTCGAGTTCGTGTAATTCGTTACTGGCAACCCATATGGCTGTATTTTATGAGTTCTCCAATGTTGTGGAAATATATATACAGGATAAACCAACCTGTAGTACCTGGAATAGTGGTAATGCAGCGATAGGAATTCAGAACGATGCAGGAGATACAGCATATGTTCCACCCGGACGAAATACTTCCGATTCTCCATGGACAACTTCCAACGAAGCATGGAGTTTTGCACCTACTGGCCCTCCAACCTATGTGTTTGGCTGGTATGATAGTACCGGGACTTTAATTTCAAACAGCCCAACTATAAATGTATGCGTAACCGGTACCGAAACTTTCGAAGCCAGAGTAACCTGGACCAACACCTGTAATGGTGATATGGTTACATTGTCCGATTTTGTAGATGTTACTTCAACGGCGCCCTTTACAATAGACCTGGGACCTGATGTTACAACTTGTAGCTCTAACGATATTATCCTAAATGCAAATCCGGGAATCCCAGATTTGTCCTATGAATGGTTTATAGATGGGATATCTCAAGGACCTTCTACAGTAAACGATGATACGTTTACGGCAATGGCTCCTAATTCGGGGGTTTACTCTGTAGAAGTATTCGACCCACTCGATCCCACCTGTATTACCGGAGACTCCGTACAGATCGATTTCTTATTTCAGCCTGTTGCCAACCCGGCAGATGATCTGTTTATATGTGATGATGGTGTAAATATGGGGATTTTCGATCTTACCCAAAATGATGCGGTTGTTCTGGGAGGACAAAATCCTGCTAATTTCAATATAACGTATCACAACTCCATGGCCGATGCCAATACTGGAGCAAATCCTATAGCTACTCCGGCTGCCTATCCTATTGCAACTCCACCTGTGGAGACTATTTGGGTTAGAATAGAAGACCTCACAGGAACCTGTTTTGATGTGGACGATTTTATCATTCAATTTCAGCCCGCTATGGCAGGGCCAATGACCGATATTGTTACCTGTGATGATGATGCAAATGGTATAGTTACTCTTGATCTTGTTCTACTGAAGAACCCTGAAGCATTAAACGGGCAGAGCCCCAGTCTGTATAGTGTGTCCTATCACCCAACACAGGCTGATGCAGATGCGAATACAAATCCGCATCCCAATCCTTATGATGTTACGGCACCTTCGGAAACAATTTTTGTAAGAGTAGAAAACAATGCTACGCCCACTTGTTATGCAACCGATAGTTTTGTGGTAGATATATTCGAAGCTCCACCAGCCAATGTACCTACACCTTACGAGGTATGTGACGATATTCCAAACGACGGCTTTGCCGAATTCGATCTTACATCCAAGGACCTTGAGATAACAGGAGGAAACCCTAATGCAGTTGTAAGTTATCATTTCAGCTTTGCCAACGCTCAAGCCGGTACCTTCCCACTTGCCAGTCCTTATACGAATACAGTTCAAGGATTCCAAACAGTATATGCACGTGTAGAGAATATTAATAATCCAGACTGCTTTAATATAGTCCCACTGGATCTGGTGGTTAATGATTCCCCTGCCATTACAGACCCCATTAGTGATTATTTCATTTGCGACAACGACGGTGATGGGATAGAGATTTTTGATCTCACGAGCAAGGATGCTGAGATTTTGAACATTTTGGTCAATGTCACCCTTACCTATCACCAGAGTCAGCCTGAGGCTGAGGCTGGGTTGAATCCTATCATGCCTGCCAATGCTTATGGCAGTGGTGGTGAGGTGATCTGGGTACGGGGTGAGAACAGTGCGGGTTGTTATACGGTGGGTAGTTTTGGTTTGATCTTGGGCAGTATTCCTTCTTTTGTTGAAGTACCTGTTTTCGAGCAGTGCGACAATGATGGGGATGGGGTAGAGGATTTCGATCTAAATATGCAGAATGCCACGATCGTGGATGGTAATTTGGCTTTGAGTGTAAGTTATCACCCCACCCAGGTGGATGCCGATGCCAACACCAATCCTTTAGCGATTCCTTATACCAGTGCGGGTGAGACGATCTATGTACGTGTGGAGGATAACATGACGGGTTGCTACGGCACCTTTGCGATGGATCTGGTGGTTGTGATGGCCCCTGAGATCTTTCAGCCTGATCCGTTAACCTATTGTGATGATGACAATGATGGTTTTGGGGAGTTTACCCTTACCGATGCCGATGAGGATGTGGTCAACGGGAACCCTTCGGGTAATTTGGTGGTGAGTTACCACGAGACCCTTGCCGATGCCCAAAACAATGTCAATGCGCTGGTGAGTCCTTATGCCAATGTGGATCCTTTTCTACAGACGGTCTATGTACGTCTTACCGATATTGCTACGGGTTGTTATTCGACCACGACCCTGCTCCTTATTGTTCAGGATTCTCCTTTGATCAACGATCCACAGCCTTTGGTGGTTTGTGATGATGACAACGATGGTTTTGCCTTGTTTGATCTCACCCAGGCCGAGGCTGAGATTTTGGGGTCGTTGAACCCGAGTGATTATACGATCACCTATTATGAGGATCCGGCCCTTAGTATTGCCATTGTGAACACCACGGCCTATCCGAACCTGTCTAATCCCCAGACGATCTATGTGGTTGTTGAGGATATCAGCAACGGATGTCAGGGTCAGACGACCTTAGAGTTACAGGTGAACCTGCCACCTCAGATCAATGCGCCTACTCCTTTGGAGCTATGTGATGTAAACAATCCCGGGGATGAGATGGAGCCCTTCAATCTGGAGAGTAAGACCTTTGAGATCACCGGTGGTGATCCGGGTATTGTGATCACCTATCACGAGACCCAGGCAGATGCCGATACGGGAGCCAATGCGTTGAGCAGTCCGTATGTCAATCAGGTTCCTCAGCCTCAGACGATCTACATTCGTGCTGTGGGGGCCACCACGGGTTGTGTGACCAGTCAGGGTTTCACTTTGGATCTGGTGGTCAATCCGGTTCCTTCTCCTGTGACTCCTACGCCCTTGGAGGTTTGTGATGCGGACAACGATGGTTTTGCGCTTTTCGATCTCAACAGTAAGAATACGGAGATAGCCGGCGGGGAGTTGGTGGCGATCACCTATCATGAGACTCTGGCCGATGCCCAGGCGGGTATTTTTGCGTTATCGAGTCCGTATCAGAATATTGTATCGGGATCTCAGACGGTTTATGCACGAGCGACCTATTCTCCTATCAATCCTCCTCCTTTCAACACGGGTTGTTACCGCGTGGTTGAGTTAGAATTAATTGCGGTTCCCACCCCTGTGGTTCCCTTAACGTTAGATCCTTTGGTGATCTGTGATCCTGAGGGCAATGGGGTAGAGACCTTCGATCTTACGCTTCAGGATGCTGCTGTATTGGGCAGTCAGGATCCTGGTGAGCATACGATCACCTATCATGAGAGTTTGGCTTCTGCACAGGCGGGTACGCCTTTTATCGGCACGCCTACGGCCTATCAGAATACGTCTAATCCTCAGACGATCTGGGTACGATTGACCCACAATGGCAGTGGTTGTTTTGCCATTACCTCCTTTGAGCTTCAGACGCCTGAGGGTCCTGGAGTTACCCAGCCCACTCCTTTGAGTGTGTGTGATGATGTGGGTGAGCCCAATGATGGTGTTACCTTGTTTGATCTCACGGTAAAGAACGATGAGATCACCGGTGGTGTATTGGGCGTTGGGGTACAGTACTATGAGACCCTGGCCGATGCGCAGAACAATACCAATGCGATCGATCCTGCGACGGCCTATGAGAATATAAGCAATCCCCAGACGGTTTTTGTACGGGTTACCGACGGCAACAGTGGATGTGTGGATACCACGGTGAGTTTAACCCTTCGGGTCAATGCCAATCCTGAGCCGGGTACTCCGGAGGCTCTTTCGCTCTGTGATGTGAATGATCCGGGGGATGGGATGGAGGTTTTCGATCTCACCCAGGCCGCCTTACAGATCACCGGGGGTAGTCCTTGGGATCTGACCTATCATGAGAGTTACCAGGAGGCCTTCGACGGGCTCAATGCGATAGTGGATCCTACCATGTATACCAACACCAGTAGTCCTCAGACGATCTATGTACGGGTAGAGAACAATACGATTCCTGAGGGATGTTTTGAGATCGTTGAGTTGGTGTTGATCGTTGATCCTCTTCCGGATGCTACGGCTGTCATTACGCCTCTTATTTTGTGTGAGGTACCTTCGGATGGATTTGGGTTGTTTGATCTAAGCTCTAAGATCGAGGAGATCTTGGGGGGGCAGGATCCCGGGATCTTCCAGGTGAGTTTCTATGAGAGTCAGGCGGAGGCCGATGCGCAGCTCAATCCGATCTTAAACACCACTTCGTATCCAAACACGACCAATCCTCAGACGATCTATGTGGGGATCTTAAACAGTGATACGGGTTGTTATATAGCCCAGCAGAGTTTTGAGATCGAGGAGCGCGAGGGTGCAGTGGCCACGACTCCCGATCCGTATATTATATGTGACAATGTGGAGCCAAATGACGGTCTGGGGGAGTTTGTTCTGGACGGCAGTACTGCGGAGAGTCAGGTGGTGATCGACCAGATTTTGGGGGGTCAGGACCCTTCGGTCTATCTGTTGAGTTTCCATCCTACCCTGGAGGATGCTCATGCCAACACCAATGCATTGGGCAGTCCATTTGCCAATACGATCAACCCGCAGCTGATCTACGCCCGGGTGGAGAACAGTGGCACGGACTGTTATGATATTACCCAGGTGATCTTAAAGGTAGAGGAATTACCGGAGGTATTTTTGGAGGAGAGTTATCGCCTGTGTGTGGATGCCAATGGCAATCCGATTCCCCAGGAGGAGGGATCTTTATCGCCCCCTGTGATCGATACGGGTCTGGATCCTGCTCTTTATAGTTTTGAATGGTTTATCGACGGACAGTTGCAGTTGGGTCAGGACGATCCATCGATCGTTGCTCTTAGTGGTGGCACCTACAGTGTGATCGTTACCGAGAACAACAGTGGCTGCAGCACCGAGGCTGTTACGACCGTTACCATATCGTCTCCGCCCCTTGCATGGGATGCACAGGTGGTTACACCTGCCTTTGCGGGCGCCCATGCGATCCAGGCTACGGCCGAGGGATTGGGGGAGTATAGCTTCCAGCTGGACGATGGTCCTTTCCAGAGTGAGGGCTTGTTCGAGGGGGTATTACCGGGGATGCACCTGGTAACGATCAAGGATGTTAATGGTTGTGGTAGTGTAACGGTAGAGGTGAGTATCATCGACTATCCTCGTTTTGTCACTCCCAACCAGGATGGCTATCACGACACCTGGAACATCATCGGGATCGCCGGTGGTGACCCTACGGCAAAAATTTATATATTTGACAGGTTCGGCAAGCTGCTTAAGCAGTTGAGTCCTTTGGGAGAGGGCTGGGACGGCACCTATAACGGAAACCCGATGCCCTCGAGCGATTACTGGTTTTTGGTGGAATACACCGAAGATGAAACCCGAAAAGAGTTTAAAGGACACTTTACCCTAAAACGATAA
- the folE gene encoding GTP cyclohydrolase I FolE, with translation MDLEKQLREIEAMGNDHVGSSTDTPLRSDAFELSDIEKIAKIKEDVRNIMNTLGLDLTDDSLKGTPTRVAKMFVQEIFGGLHPDRKPKASTFENKYKYGEMLVEKNITLYSTCEHHLLPIVGKAHIAYISNGTVVGLSKMNRIVDYFAKRPQVQERLTMQIVEELQHILQTKDVACVIDAKHLCVNSRGIRDIDSSTVTSEFGGKFKDPNVRRDFLDYINLDTEF, from the coding sequence ATGGATTTGGAGAAACAACTCAGAGAAATTGAGGCCATGGGGAACGACCATGTGGGCTCTTCTACGGACACTCCGTTACGGTCTGATGCCTTTGAGTTAAGTGATATTGAAAAAATAGCAAAGATCAAGGAAGACGTCCGGAATATAATGAATACCCTTGGGTTAGACCTTACAGACGATAGTTTGAAAGGAACCCCTACCCGAGTAGCAAAAATGTTTGTTCAGGAGATCTTCGGCGGCCTTCATCCGGATAGAAAACCCAAAGCTTCCACCTTTGAGAATAAATATAAATATGGTGAAATGCTGGTGGAAAAGAACATCACCTTGTATTCTACCTGCGAACATCATCTATTACCTATCGTTGGAAAGGCACACATAGCATATATTTCGAATGGTACAGTTGTGGGATTATCTAAGATGAACCGTATCGTGGATTACTTCGCTAAACGCCCGCAGGTACAGGAACGGCTAACAATGCAGATCGTGGAAGAACTACAACATATTCTGCAAACCAAGGACGTTGCCTGTGTGATAGACGCCAAGCATTTGTGCGTTAATTCCCGTGGAATCCGTGATATCGACAGTAGTACGGTTACCAGTGAATTCGGCGGAAAATTCAAAGATCCGAATGTAAGGCGAGATTTTCTTGATTATATTAATTTAGACACCGAATTTTAA
- the cysS gene encoding cysteine--tRNA ligase, with product MKLYEEQELFIYNSLSKKKEKFTPIHEGAVGMYVCGPTVYSNVHMGNCRTFLSFDLVFRYLKHLGYKVRYVRNITDAGHLENDGESGEDPILKKARIEQLEPMEVVQKYSVDFHNVMARFNAHPPSIEPTATGHIIEQIRIVENIIAEGYAYEINGSVYFDVMKFNTDHQYGKLSGRQLEDMITNTRELASQSEKKNPQDFALWKKAEPQHIMRWPSPWSDGFPGWHLECTAMSTKYLGNNFDIHGGGMDLKFPHHECEIAQAEASNKINPVNYWMHANMLTLNGKKMAKSTGNNILPNELFSGENDVLSKAFAPTVAKFFMFQAHYRSILDFSNDALEASEKGYNRLMDAYRSLEGLPTSNSSSFNVSEWRQSCYDAMNDDFNSPILIAQLFEAAKQINALKEGNATITEADLKLLEETMHDFIFDVLGLLDIASEGNSETNKLSGTIDLLIELRNKARAEKDFGTSDRIRDELQEIGIQLKDGKDGTTYSLN from the coding sequence ATGAAGCTATACGAAGAACAGGAATTGTTCATTTACAATTCTCTTTCCAAAAAGAAGGAAAAATTTACTCCAATACATGAAGGTGCTGTGGGAATGTATGTATGCGGACCTACAGTATACAGCAATGTACATATGGGGAATTGCCGGACTTTTCTTTCTTTCGATCTGGTTTTTCGATATCTGAAGCATTTAGGTTATAAGGTAAGATACGTTCGAAATATCACAGATGCCGGCCATCTGGAAAACGACGGTGAGAGCGGAGAAGATCCTATCTTGAAAAAGGCCAGGATCGAACAATTGGAGCCCATGGAAGTGGTGCAGAAGTATTCGGTGGATTTTCATAATGTTATGGCCCGGTTCAACGCCCACCCACCTAGTATTGAACCAACAGCTACTGGGCATATTATTGAACAAATACGAATTGTTGAAAATATAATTGCTGAAGGATACGCCTATGAGATCAACGGCTCGGTGTATTTCGATGTGATGAAGTTCAACACCGATCACCAATATGGTAAGTTAAGCGGAAGGCAGTTGGAAGACATGATCACCAACACCCGTGAACTTGCTTCGCAAAGTGAAAAGAAGAATCCGCAGGATTTTGCATTATGGAAAAAAGCCGAACCCCAGCATATAATGCGCTGGCCGTCTCCCTGGAGTGATGGTTTTCCCGGTTGGCATTTAGAATGTACTGCCATGAGTACCAAATATCTTGGTAATAATTTCGATATTCACGGAGGGGGAATGGACCTGAAATTTCCACACCACGAATGTGAGATCGCACAGGCAGAGGCTTCAAATAAAATAAATCCTGTAAATTACTGGATGCACGCTAACATGCTTACACTTAACGGTAAGAAAATGGCAAAATCCACAGGAAACAACATTTTGCCTAATGAGTTGTTCTCCGGAGAAAATGATGTGTTAAGTAAGGCTTTTGCGCCCACTGTGGCAAAATTTTTTATGTTCCAAGCGCATTACCGCAGTATCCTGGATTTTTCGAACGATGCTCTTGAGGCTTCAGAAAAAGGATATAACAGATTAATGGACGCTTATAGAAGCCTGGAAGGTCTGCCCACTTCAAACAGCAGTTCCTTTAATGTTTCTGAATGGCGACAATCTTGCTATGACGCTATGAACGATGATTTCAATAGCCCCATTCTCATCGCGCAACTTTTCGAGGCTGCTAAACAGATCAATGCATTAAAGGAAGGAAACGCGACCATCACCGAAGCAGATCTGAAGCTACTTGAGGAGACGATGCACGATTTTATCTTCGATGTGCTGGGGTTACTCGATATCGCTTCAGAAGGAAATAGTGAAACAAATAAACTATCGGGAACCATCGACCTTCTTATCGAACTGCGCAATAAGGCAAGAGCCGAAAAGGATTTTGGAACGAGTGACCGTATTAGAGATGAATTACAGGAAATTGGTATTCAGCTTAAGGACGGTAAAGATGGGACGACTTACTCCCTGAATTAA
- the yidD gene encoding membrane protein insertion efficiency factor YidD, whose translation MKKILIYPFILLIRGYQRFISPIFPSSCRYTPTCSQYTVEALERHGLLKGGWLSAKRIISCNPWGGSGYDPVPDSEKE comes from the coding sequence ATGAAGAAAATTCTAATATATCCTTTTATCTTATTAATACGAGGATATCAACGATTTATATCACCTATTTTTCCATCCAGCTGCCGCTATACCCCTACCTGCTCTCAATACACTGTAGAAGCGTTGGAGCGACACGGACTTTTAAAAGGAGGATGGCTATCTGCCAAAAGGATTATAAGTTGTAATCCATGGGGCGGAAGTGGATACGATCCGGTTCCTGATTCTGAAAAAGAATAA
- the lgt gene encoding prolipoprotein diacylglyceryl transferase, with translation MHFLSFTWNPIEGIDLGFFMIRFYSLSYVIAFIVGWFIMKRFFKNENISMEKLDSLFIYMVVAILVGARLGHVIFYEPETILEDPLSVILPFKTVPEFEFTGFRGLASHGAAIGIIIALIYYNRKKLKFPVLWIFDRVVITVSIGAVFVRLGNFMNSEIVGRPVGDSPLGVRLVRNADDMHPQTAMKLTGLNDPNAAYNAIANDPKFAEILESIPYRHATQLYEATGYLITFLILWYIYWKTSKKENLGYIFGWFLILLFSTRVIVEFFKEAQVDERAEWFLNTGQWLSIPFIIVGIFILLQSKNKKFTP, from the coding sequence ATGCACTTCCTGAGTTTTACATGGAACCCGATCGAAGGTATCGACCTTGGGTTTTTCATGATTCGTTTCTATAGTTTATCGTATGTGATTGCCTTTATTGTAGGCTGGTTTATTATGAAACGATTCTTTAAGAATGAAAACATATCCATGGAAAAACTGGATAGTTTATTTATCTATATGGTGGTTGCCATTCTGGTAGGCGCGCGTCTGGGCCATGTAATTTTCTACGAACCTGAGACCATACTCGAGGACCCTCTCTCTGTGATTCTCCCATTTAAGACTGTACCAGAATTCGAATTTACAGGCTTCCGCGGTCTTGCAAGTCACGGTGCTGCGATCGGGATCATCATTGCCTTGATCTACTACAACCGGAAAAAACTAAAATTTCCTGTCTTGTGGATCTTCGACCGAGTGGTCATTACCGTTTCTATAGGCGCAGTATTTGTACGTCTGGGTAATTTTATGAATTCTGAAATCGTTGGTCGTCCGGTAGGTGATTCCCCACTGGGAGTTAGGTTAGTGCGAAATGCAGACGATATGCACCCACAAACTGCGATGAAATTAACAGGCCTGAACGATCCAAACGCTGCTTATAACGCCATTGCAAACGATCCTAAATTTGCAGAAATACTTGAAAGTATTCCATATCGACATGCAACACAATTATACGAAGCCACCGGTTACTTGATCACCTTCCTGATACTTTGGTACATTTATTGGAAAACTTCGAAAAAAGAAAATCTGGGATACATATTTGGTTGGTTTCTTATCCTGCTTTTTTCTACCCGCGTGATCGTGGAGTTCTTTAAGGAAGCACAGGTGGATGAAAGGGCTGAATGGTTCCTCAATACCGGACAATGGTTAAGTATACCCTTTATTATTGTCGGGATATTTATTCTATTACAATCGAAAAATAAGAAATTTACGCCATGA
- a CDS encoding DUF192 domain-containing protein — MRRIVLAAAVLAAILTTNSCKKTQEKQSLTKEVSFKKEGELSLMKAETDSVVATLDIEIADDAYETETGLMYRKSMQDDRGMLFVFDDEIRRSFYMKNTEFALDIIFINSKNEIVSIQKNAQPLDQTSLPSEAPAMLVLEVNAGLSDQWTLEPGDKIRWRVIN; from the coding sequence ATGAGAAGAATAGTATTGGCAGCGGCTGTTCTTGCCGCTATTCTTACAACGAATAGTTGTAAGAAAACTCAGGAAAAACAATCACTAACTAAAGAAGTAAGTTTTAAGAAGGAGGGTGAGCTATCACTTATGAAAGCCGAAACAGACTCTGTTGTGGCTACTTTGGATATTGAGATCGCAGATGATGCCTACGAAACTGAAACCGGACTGATGTATCGAAAAAGCATGCAGGATGACCGGGGCATGTTGTTTGTTTTTGATGATGAGATACGTCGTTCTTTCTATATGAAAAATACCGAATTCGCGCTGGATATCATTTTTATAAACAGTAAGAATGAGATTGTGAGTATTCAGAAGAATGCCCAACCTCTAGATCAAACTTCATTGCCATCGGAAGCACCAGCCATGTTGGTTTTGGAAGTAAATGCAGGGCTTAGCGATCAATGGACTCTGGAACCCGGCGATAAGATTCGGTGGCGGGTTATCAATTAG